From the Bradyrhizobium ontarionense genome, the window GGCCCCATGGAGGGTCGGAAAGGCGCAGGAAGCTCCGCAAAGATCGAGAACCTCGATCACGAAGCTTCCGGCGTTGCACCGGGAGCTTGAACGCGACACAACCGGCAGTAAAGAATAGCCTTCAGCAGTTCGTACATACGTGGAATGGGCTGGCCGTGCAAGGGAAGCGTCGCGGAACCGCAACAATCGCCGGCCTTTAACGAAAATGACAAAATTAGGCGGTTAACCGCTGGGATTGGTTGCGGTAAGACGGTCCCGCGGAGGCACGGATTTGGCAGCAGGCCGGGCAAACTACCTTTCTTGGCTGGGATGCGCGTCACTGTGCGTCACGCAAATGTTATATGCGGGAGCGATTCCGGCGCAGGCTCAGAGCGGGCCGGTCGGCCAGGTTCCGCCTGTGGTCGTGGGCCCAGGGTTCCCGATCGCCTCCGATGTCCGCTTGGCCGGCGATTCCCGGCAGACCCGATTCGTGCTCGATCTGGACAAGCCGGTTCCGTTCCGCGCCTTCGTGCTGAGCGACCCCTATCGCGTTGTGGTCGACCTGCCGCAGGTGAGCTTTCATCTCCCCGCAGGGGCGGGAACCAATGGTCGCGGCTTGGTGAAGGCGTTCCGCTATGGGTTGGTCATGCCTGGCGGCTCGCGCATCGTCGTCGATCTCACCGGGCCGGCCCGAATCGCCAATTCGTCGGTCCTCGACGCCGCCAACGGGCAGCCGTCGCGTCTGGTGCTGGAGCTGGAGGAGGTCGACGAGGCCACTTTCGCGCGCGCGATCGGCATCGACAGCCGCTCTCAGGGCAAGCCGACCGATTCGAACGGGCCAATGGCCCCGATCGCGGCCACCCCGACTGCCGCCGGCAACCCTCTGGCCGTCAGGCCGCCACCGACCACGGTCGCGGTCGCGCCGACAGGACCTGCCGGAGCCCCTGACACGCGGCCCGTGGTCGTGATCGATCCGGGTCACGGCGGTATCGACTACGGAACCCAGGGCGGCGAGGTGCCCGAGAAGAACCTGGTGCTCGCCTTCGGTCAGGCGCTGCGCGATCGGCTCGAGCGGTCGGGCAAATACCGCGTGATCATGACGCGTGATGACGACACATTCATCCCGCTCGGCGACCGGGTTCGCATTGCGCAGAAGCTATCGGCGGCACTGTTCGTCTCGGTCCATGCCGATGCGCTGCCGCGGGGCGAGGGCGACGCCCAGGGCGCCACCATCTATACATTGTCGGACAAGGCCTCCGATTCC encodes:
- a CDS encoding N-acetylmuramoyl-L-alanine amidase; translation: MLYAGAIPAQAQSGPVGQVPPVVVGPGFPIASDVRLAGDSRQTRFVLDLDKPVPFRAFVLSDPYRVVVDLPQVSFHLPAGAGTNGRGLVKAFRYGLVMPGGSRIVVDLTGPARIANSSVLDAANGQPSRLVLELEEVDEATFARAIGIDSRSQGKPTDSNGPMAPIAATPTAAGNPLAVRPPPTTVAVAPTGPAGAPDTRPVVVIDPGHGGIDYGTQGGEVPEKNLVLAFGQALRDRLERSGKYRVIMTRDDDTFIPLGDRVRIAQKLSAALFVSVHADALPRGEGDAQGATIYTLSDKASDSEAERLAEAENRADLIGGVNLTEEPADVADILIDLARRETRTFSNRFARVLMNDLKTAVHLHKRPLKSAGFRVLKAPDVPSVLVELGYVSNKGDMGNLISETWRSRTADAMARAIDAFLAKRIANAGGERAEKPAPARAKP